From the genome of Scytonema hofmannii PCC 7110, one region includes:
- a CDS encoding eIF2A-related protein, with amino-acid sequence MKKLIVLKLDGDLENGVQVTLEIGQENERPFREVISHLPKAPKLALAVHKWQSNYHSLGNSNRAVKAVKVTYVSSITHELEKCNDAAQKLKKSLNNWLLAESFRPIRESWIKYLSSHEQARILIRTSCSQLHQIPWHLWDLIEDYPKAEMALSLSEYQQTARVKAPTYRDKVKILAILGNSTGIDIQKDRLFLKELLDAEPTFLIEPQRQDINEQLWNQNWDILFFAGHSQTEKDSGRIYINQTDSLTIEELKYALRNAVSHGLQLAIFNSCDGLGLAYELEALHIPQTIVMREPVPDRVAQTFLKYFLTAFACDGKSLYQAEKEARLKLHGLEDKYPCASWLPVIFQNPATAQPTWDNLGRRFTKICPYRGLFAFREKDAQFFFGRESFTDILADAVQHQPLVAVIGSSGSGKSSVVFAGLVKRLRDAGNWHIIDFRPSSRPLFSLASAIVSQTEPNLERISRLDSIKNIVTNLQLFEDTLRNVVDDIIGENPHKRLLLVADQFEELYTLCRNPQERKTFLDRLLEAIARCHNFTLVITLRADFLGQALSYRPLSDALQYADLKLGPMTDSELQDAVEKPAALLGVTIESGLVERILSTVNAEPGNLPLLEFALTQLWAKQLDAQLTHTAYNEIGGVEAALACYAEEAYNQLNFEEKERAQRIFVQLVHPGEGTADTRRIATRVEVGEENWDLVTRLASFRLVVTGRDEKTGSETVEIVHEVLIQNWNRLNLWMQQDREFRCWQEQLRVAMRTWESSNFDEGALLRGKPLSDAEDWYIQRLTELGNQERSFIRHSLELRKRENNKRKRRRRVIILGLTIGLVLASGLAGVAWWQKQNATKNEIKAINATSEALLTSNQEFDALITSLRASKKLNDILAPLAFYSGEKAEIQKEVSALLLEAIYKVKERNRLSGHKDEVTDVSFSPDGKIIATASKDKTVKLWNLDGTQLQTLQGHKALVHSVNFSPDGQTIATASWDGTVKLWQSSGQFIANLQESKDAIYSVSFSPDGKIIATADFGGNIQLWTPQRKQIATFKAHNKAVYCVKFSPDGKTIATASADGTAKLWNLGGKELHTLKGHKDWVWSVNFSPNGQMIATASSDRTVKLWSLEGQEIKSLDGHKDSVTSVSFSPDGKTIATASTDKTLILWSIDGEKLQTLSGHNNWIWRVSFSPDGQTIATASKDKTIKLWRILGKELMVLPAHNKTIYSVSFSPDGKTIATASGDGTVKFWARSGELLAVLKGHSSAVTAFGLNPNAETIVTATADGTVTLWSRKGEKITTFKGHEEWIWCVNFSPDGQTFATASKDKTVKLWRQDGKLLRIIKAHDDTVNSVSFSPDGKTLATASWDTTAKLWTTEGQLIRTFTGHLDGVHSISFSPDGKAMLPKGAAQGAIATASEDKTVKLWTTEGKLLKTLTGHNAGVFRVQFSPDGKAIATASLDHTVKLWNLDGKELQTYKGHDDSVWSLNFSPDAHTLASGDNTGRLILWNLDLESDGLLAHACDWARDYLENNPNVSESDRHLCRGIGKK; translated from the coding sequence ATGAAAAAGTTAATCGTTTTAAAGCTAGATGGGGATTTAGAAAATGGTGTACAAGTAACGTTAGAAATTGGTCAAGAAAATGAACGACCCTTTCGAGAAGTTATAAGTCATTTGCCAAAAGCACCTAAATTGGCTCTGGCTGTTCATAAATGGCAATCAAACTATCATAGTTTAGGTAACTCTAATCGTGCAGTCAAAGCAGTAAAAGTTACCTATGTTAGTTCCATAACGCATGAACTAGAAAAGTGCAATGATGCTGCTCAAAAACTAAAAAAATCTTTAAATAATTGGTTGCTAGCTGAGTCCTTTCGACCTATACGAGAGAGTTGGATAAAATATTTATCCTCACATGAACAAGCACGGATATTAATTCGTACATCTTGCTCCCAGTTGCATCAAATACCTTGGCATTTATGGGATTTAATTGAAGATTACCCTAAAGCTGAGATGGCTTTGAGTCTATCAGAATATCAACAAACTGCAAGAGTCAAAGCACCAACTTATAGAGACAAAGTTAAAATTTTAGCAATATTGGGTAACAGTACTGGTATTGATATTCAAAAAGATAGACTGTTCTTAAAAGAATTATTAGATGCCGAGCCTACTTTTTTAATAGAACCCCAACGCCAAGATATTAACGAACAGTTGTGGAACCAAAACTGGGACATCCTATTTTTTGCAGGTCACAGCCAGACTGAGAAAGACAGTGGTCGAATATATATCAATCAAACGGATAGTTTAACAATAGAAGAACTCAAGTATGCATTAAGAAATGCTGTTAGTCACGGTCTGCAACTGGCAATTTTCAATTCTTGTGATGGCTTGGGATTAGCCTATGAGTTAGAAGCACTCCACATTCCTCAAACTATTGTCATGCGGGAACCAGTACCAGATCGAGTAGCACAGACCTTTTTAAAATATTTTCTCACAGCTTTTGCTTGTGATGGTAAATCCTTATATCAAGCAGAGAAAGAAGCAAGATTAAAACTACACGGTCTTGAAGATAAATATCCCTGTGCTTCTTGGTTACCAGTCATTTTCCAAAATCCTGCTACAGCACAGCCAACTTGGGACAATCTAGGGCGTCGCTTCACAAAAATCTGTCCCTATCGCGGTTTGTTCGCCTTCCGGGAAAAAGATGCCCAATTCTTTTTTGGGCGAGAAAGTTTTACTGACATCTTAGCAGACGCCGTACAACATCAGCCCTTGGTTGCTGTCATCGGTTCTAGCGGTAGTGGGAAATCGAGTGTCGTTTTTGCAGGTTTGGTAAAACGTTTGCGAGATGCTGGTAACTGGCATATCATTGACTTTCGACCAAGTTCAAGACCCTTGTTTTCTCTAGCTTCTGCAATTGTTTCTCAAACAGAACCCAATCTTGAACGCATTAGCCGCCTGGACTCCATTAAAAACATTGTGACTAACTTGCAGCTATTTGAAGATACTTTGCGGAATGTGGTGGACGATATTATCGGAGAAAATCCTCACAAACGTCTGTTGCTGGTTGCTGACCAGTTTGAAGAACTGTACACTCTTTGCAGAAACCCACAAGAGCGCAAAACTTTTTTAGATAGATTATTGGAAGCGATCGCTCGCTGCCACAATTTTACTCTTGTTATCACCCTGAGAGCTGATTTTCTCGGACAAGCACTGTCTTACCGTCCCTTAAGCGATGCCTTGCAGTATGCCGACCTAAAACTAGGTCCAATGACAGACTCTGAACTGCAAGATGCGGTAGAAAAACCTGCGGCGTTACTGGGGGTGACAATTGAGTCCGGGCTTGTAGAACGTATTCTTTCCACAGTAAATGCAGAACCAGGGAATTTACCCTTATTAGAGTTTGCCCTAACTCAGCTTTGGGCAAAACAACTTGATGCACAACTGACACACACTGCTTACAACGAAATAGGGGGAGTAGAAGCAGCATTGGCTTGTTATGCAGAAGAAGCATACAACCAGTTAAACTTTGAAGAAAAGGAAAGGGCGCAACGGATTTTCGTGCAACTCGTGCATCCAGGAGAAGGAACAGCAGATACCCGCCGGATTGCTACACGGGTTGAAGTGGGGGAGGAAAATTGGGATTTAGTAACCCGTTTGGCATCATTTCGTTTAGTCGTCACGGGACGCGATGAGAAAACTGGCTCAGAAACCGTAGAAATCGTCCATGAAGTCCTCATTCAGAATTGGAATCGGCTGAATTTGTGGATGCAACAAGACAGGGAATTTCGCTGCTGGCAAGAACAGTTGCGAGTTGCAATGCGGACTTGGGAAAGTAGCAATTTTGACGAAGGAGCGCTGTTGAGAGGGAAGCCTCTTTCTGATGCCGAAGATTGGTACATCCAACGCCTAACGGAACTGGGTAATCAAGAGAGAAGTTTTATTAGGCACAGTCTGGAACTGCGGAAGCGAGAGAACAACAAACGCAAGCGCAGACGGCGAGTTATTATTTTAGGACTCACCATAGGTTTGGTGTTAGCCTCAGGTTTAGCTGGGGTAGCTTGGTGGCAAAAGCAGAATGCAACTAAAAACGAAATCAAAGCTATCAATGCAACGTCAGAAGCACTGTTGACATCAAATCAGGAGTTTGATGCACTCATAACAAGTTTGAGGGCATCGAAAAAACTCAATGACATTCTAGCTCCTCTGGCATTTTATTCTGGGGAAAAAGCTGAGATTCAGAAAGAAGTGAGCGCTTTATTACTTGAAGCTATATATAAAGTCAAAGAGCGCAATCGATTGTCAGGGCATAAAGATGAGGTCACAGATGTGAGTTTCAGCCCGGATGGTAAAATCATTGCCACTGCCAGTAAGGATAAAACTGTCAAACTGTGGAATTTAGATGGCACTCAATTACAAACCCTTCAGGGGCATAAAGCTTTGGTTCATAGTGTCAATTTTAGCCCTGATGGTCAAACAATTGCCACCGCAAGTTGGGATGGAACTGTCAAACTGTGGCAGAGTTCCGGTCAATTCATTGCTAATCTTCAGGAGAGTAAAGACGCAATTTACAGTGTCAGTTTCAGCCCAGATGGGAAAATTATTGCAACTGCGGATTTTGGCGGCAATATTCAACTTTGGACTCCTCAAAGGAAACAGATCGCAACCTTTAAGGCGCATAACAAAGCAGTCTATTGTGTGAAGTTTAGCCCAGATGGCAAGACAATTGCTACCGCCAGCGCTGATGGCACTGCCAAACTCTGGAACCTTGGTGGAAAAGAACTTCACACCCTAAAGGGACATAAAGATTGGGTTTGGAGCGTTAATTTTAGCCCCAATGGTCAGATGATTGCGACTGCGAGTAGCGATCGCACTGTCAAACTTTGGAGTCTTGAGGGTCAGGAAATAAAAAGCTTGGACGGTCATAAAGATTCAGTCACTAGTGTCAGTTTTAGCCCTGATGGCAAAACAATTGCGACGGCTAGTACTGACAAAACCCTCATCCTCTGGAGCATTGACGGCGAGAAACTCCAAACCTTAAGCGGACACAACAATTGGATCTGGCGCGTCAGTTTCAGCCCGGATGGTCAGACGATCGCTACTGCTAGTAAGGACAAAACTATCAAACTTTGGAGGATACTTGGTAAAGAACTCATGGTTCTGCCAGCGCATAACAAAACGATTTACAGCGTGAGTTTTAGCCCTGATGGCAAGACAATTGCTACCGCCAGTGGGGACGGGACTGTCAAGTTTTGGGCGCGTTCCGGTGAATTACTCGCTGTCCTTAAAGGGCATAGTAGTGCAGTCACTGCGTTCGGCCTCAATCCAAATGCAGAGACAATTGTGACTGCAACTGCTGATGGTACTGTCACTCTTTGGAGTCGTAAAGGAGAGAAAATTACCACTTTCAAGGGACACGAAGAGTGGATTTGGTGTGTGAATTTTAGCCCCGATGGTCAGACTTTTGCCACTGCCAGCAAGGATAAAACCGTCAAGCTTTGGAGACAAGATGGTAAATTACTGCGTATTATAAAGGCACATGACGATACTGTCAACAGTGTCAGTTTCAGCCCTGACGGCAAAACTCTCGCCACTGCCAGTTGGGACACAACTGCCAAACTGTGGACAACAGAAGGTCAATTAATCAGAACTTTCACAGGACATCTTGATGGAGTCCATAGTATCAGTTTCAGTCCCGACGGTAAAGCGATGCTCCCAAAGGGAGCCGCGCAAGGCGCGATCGCAACCGCCAGCGAAGATAAAACTGTCAAACTTTGGACAACAGAAGGTAAACTCCTCAAAACCCTCACCGGGCATAATGCTGGAGTGTTCCGAGTTCAGTTTAGCCCGGATGGCAAAGCGATTGCAACCGCCAGTTTAGACCATACCGTTAAACTCTGGAATCTTGACGGTAAAGAATTACAAACCTACAAAGGGCATGATGATTCCGTGTGGAGCCTCAACTTCAGCCCCGACGCTCATACCCTAGCCTCTGGTGACAACACCGGAAGATTGATTTTGTGGAATTTAGACTTAGAGTCAGACGGGTTACTCGCGCACGCCTGCGATTGGGCGCGTGATTATTTGGAAAATAACCCCAATGTGAGTGAGAGCGATCGGCATCTTTGTCGTGGAATTGGTAAGAAATGA
- a CDS encoding CHAT domain-containing protein, translating into MAKPGFWNIARKKPAFLRLRIILLVLLGLIFSSGVSLLLSDSRLMAQNPSLPTGKLFYASTSVSSTNEQVKAPSNTEQLMQQGKTLYQAGQFAEAAQSFQQSARVYESQKDAFNQALALNYLSLTEQKLGQWKQASETITTSLNLLNQSKLNTSDTKQVLALALNTQGSLQLALGQAENALESWQKAANIYAEIGDAVGKTGSLINQATTFQSLGLYRRTMGIFAQIEKNLLSIPNSLVKVSGLRSFGNVLLASGDIDKSQQVLAEGLALTQQLPASQEESSILLSLGNAAFALGNRNLLQDTLNAEDNFLPSHCGQGTIAQSDRPWRKPYPAYRSLNFSQKENRVAGMQTNNAKSYYTKAIDYYQKSANTSTSTLTAVQAQLNRLKVLQSLQEQPTNEDLRAIQSSLSNLTSSRGAVYAKVNFAQSLVCLANGDREIIELLNTAVQQARDLKDIRAESYSLGYLGQIYEMSKQWSQAQQYTESALNLAQMINAPDIAYQWQWQLGRLLLARDDIKGAVTAYTAAVETLKSIRSDLVALNPDVQFDFRDEVEPIYRQLVALLLQPSQISSAKAGIKEEVSQKNLKQARDAIETLQLAELDNFFRDACITVQPTQIDEVVDNTNPPTAVFYSIILADRIETIVKLPLSPELRHYTTDKPKAEVESTLEELRQKLEQRYTFRDREELSQEVYNWIIKSAIPDLEKSKVKNLVFVLDGSLRNIPMAALYDGKQYLIEKYSIALSPGLQLLAPNLKRERFEALTAGLTQSRLDFSPLPNVADELQQIAAVIPSKQLVNQDFTDTSIENQVGSASYGVVHLATHGKFSSQLQETFILAWNGKINIKQLREVLQTREQVLRRSSRVPPPIELLVLSACETAAGDKRAALGLAGVAVRSGARSTLASLWQVDDRSTSMLMSKFYQELTLDPNITKAEALRRAQLFVLQDKGHPFYWAPYVLVGNWL; encoded by the coding sequence ATGGCGAAACCTGGTTTTTGGAACATAGCTAGAAAAAAGCCTGCATTTCTTAGGTTGCGAATTATCCTATTAGTTTTGCTAGGGCTGATTTTCAGTAGTGGTGTTTCTCTGTTGCTATCTGATTCCAGACTTATGGCTCAGAACCCCTCCTTACCTACAGGGAAGTTATTTTATGCTTCTACTTCAGTCTCTTCCACTAACGAACAAGTTAAAGCACCCTCAAACACAGAACAACTGATGCAACAAGGGAAGACTTTATACCAAGCAGGACAATTTGCTGAGGCGGCGCAAAGTTTCCAGCAATCTGCACGGGTTTATGAGTCCCAAAAAGATGCGTTCAACCAAGCTTTGGCGTTAAACTATCTTTCTTTAACTGAGCAAAAATTAGGACAGTGGAAGCAAGCCAGTGAAACTATTACAACTAGCCTCAATTTATTAAACCAATCAAAATTGAATACGAGTGACACCAAACAAGTTCTTGCCTTAGCTCTCAACACTCAAGGCAGTTTGCAATTAGCATTGGGACAAGCTGAAAATGCATTGGAATCGTGGCAAAAAGCTGCCAACATCTATGCCGAAATTGGCGATGCTGTGGGGAAGACAGGTAGTTTAATTAACCAAGCTACAACCTTCCAATCTTTGGGGCTTTACCGACGGACAATGGGAATATTCGCGCAGATAGAAAAAAATTTGCTTTCCATACCAAACTCCCTTGTGAAAGTTTCTGGATTGCGAAGTTTCGGCAATGTCTTGCTAGCAAGTGGGGATATAGATAAGTCCCAGCAGGTGCTGGCAGAAGGTTTGGCATTGACGCAACAGTTGCCAGCATCACAAGAAGAAAGTTCTATTTTACTGAGTTTAGGCAATGCTGCTTTTGCCTTGGGCAACAGAAATCTACTCCAAGATACTCTCAACGCTGAAGATAATTTTCTACCGTCGCACTGCGGACAAGGGACAATAGCCCAGAGCGATCGCCCTTGGCGCAAGCCGTACCCGGCTTATCGCTCCTTGAACTTCTCCCAGAAGGAGAACCGCGTAGCGGGTATGCAAACAAATAATGCCAAGTCTTACTACACAAAAGCAATTGATTATTACCAGAAAAGTGCGAATACGTCAACTTCAACACTAACTGCCGTACAAGCACAACTGAATCGCTTGAAGGTATTACAGTCTCTTCAAGAGCAACCAACGAATGAGGATTTGCGAGCCATTCAATCTTCGCTCTCAAATTTAACTTCCAGTCGAGGCGCAGTCTATGCCAAGGTGAACTTTGCTCAGAGTTTAGTTTGTCTTGCAAATGGGGATCGGGAGATAATTGAGCTATTAAATACGGCTGTGCAACAAGCGAGAGACCTCAAAGATATACGTGCTGAGTCTTATAGTTTAGGTTATCTCGGTCAAATTTACGAGATGTCTAAACAATGGTCACAAGCACAGCAATATACTGAATCAGCCTTAAATCTTGCCCAGATGATTAATGCTCCTGACATTGCTTATCAATGGCAATGGCAACTAGGACGCCTGCTGCTTGCTCGGGACGATATTAAAGGTGCAGTTACAGCTTACACTGCAGCAGTGGAAACTTTGAAATCTATACGTAGTGACTTGGTAGCCCTCAATCCCGACGTTCAATTTGACTTTCGGGATGAAGTAGAACCTATTTATCGACAGCTCGTTGCATTGCTTTTACAACCTTCCCAAATCTCCTCCGCAAAAGCAGGAATAAAAGAAGAAGTCAGCCAAAAAAACTTAAAACAAGCTCGTGATGCCATTGAAACTTTACAGTTGGCTGAACTAGACAACTTTTTTCGAGATGCTTGTATTACCGTCCAGCCAACGCAAATTGACGAAGTGGTGGATAATACTAATCCACCCACAGCAGTTTTTTACTCAATTATTTTGGCAGATCGTATAGAAACAATTGTCAAATTACCGCTTTCTCCAGAATTACGACACTACACAACTGATAAACCCAAAGCCGAAGTAGAAAGCACCTTAGAAGAACTGCGACAAAAACTAGAACAACGCTACACATTCCGCGATCGCGAAGAGCTTTCCCAAGAAGTGTATAACTGGATTATCAAATCGGCCATTCCAGATTTGGAGAAAAGCAAAGTCAAAAATCTCGTCTTTGTGTTAGATGGTTCGTTACGGAACATTCCGATGGCTGCACTTTACGATGGCAAACAGTATCTTATAGAAAAGTACAGCATTGCCCTATCACCTGGCTTGCAACTCCTAGCACCCAATCTAAAACGGGAACGATTTGAAGCTTTAACAGCTGGACTCACACAATCTCGCCTCGATTTTAGTCCTTTACCCAACGTCGCCGATGAATTGCAGCAAATTGCAGCAGTTATTCCCTCCAAACAACTCGTCAACCAAGATTTTACGGACACAAGTATTGAAAACCAAGTCGGTTCTGCTTCTTACGGAGTCGTTCACCTCGCTACCCACGGCAAATTCAGTTCCCAACTCCAAGAAACATTCATACTAGCTTGGAATGGCAAGATTAATATTAAGCAACTGCGCGAAGTACTCCAAACAAGAGAACAAGTCCTCCGACGTTCATCTCGCGTACCGCCCCCCATCGAATTACTTGTCCTGAGTGCTTGTGAAACAGCAGCTGGAGATAAACGAGCAGCTTTAGGGCTAGCGGGAGTCGCTGTGCGTTCTGGCGCAAGAAGTACCCTAGCCTCATTGTGGCAAGTAGACGATCGATCTACATCTATGCTGATGAGTAAATTCTATCAAGAGTTAACATTAGACCCCAACATAACCAAAGCAGAAGCTTTACGTCGCGCCCAACTGTTCGTTTTGCAAGATAAAGGACATCCATTTTACTGGGCACCTTATGTCTTAGTAGGGAATTGGCTTTAA